In a single window of the Agrobacterium tumefaciens genome:
- a CDS encoding LysR substrate-binding domain-containing protein, which produces MEAVASGRADIGYADGPSDRPGFFLETRSLAAIVAIRMGHRLAGLERITPQDLAGKRIIKQETGTLFAMRVEVAIGGILRRPFLEVNLSHAVLSLVREGAGIAIIDPAAAIEFKDRIVLRPFSIFIDAGFLEVRSVNGATSIIVDRFGTEFWNFHDALMAKSCLES; this is translated from the coding sequence ATGGAAGCTGTCGCTTCCGGTCGGGCCGACATAGGCTACGCCGATGGCCCCTCAGATCGCCCCGGCTTTTTTTTGGAAACCCGCTCGCTTGCCGCAATCGTCGCTATACGGATGGGACACAGGCTGGCCGGTCTCGAGCGGATTACCCCTCAGGATTTGGCTGGCAAACGGATCATAAAACAGGAAACAGGCACACTGTTCGCCATGCGGGTCGAGGTGGCCATTGGCGGTATCCTCCGTCGTCCCTTCCTCGAAGTGAACTTGTCGCATGCGGTACTCAGTCTGGTCCGCGAGGGCGCGGGGATCGCAATAATCGATCCTGCCGCAGCCATCGAATTCAAAGACAGGATCGTGCTGCGGCCATTCTCGATATTTATCGATGCGGGGTTCCTCGAAGTCCGTTCAGTGAACGGTGCTACCTCTATAATCGTGGATCGTTTCGGAACTGAATTTTGGAACTTTCATGACGCGTTGATGGCAAAAAGCTGCTTGGAAAGCTGA
- a CDS encoding RolB family protein has translation MGYTRPVFQTIDLRDVSDHALAKSALIGAEAVYREFVEKTLASAQKSWVDSLTRHDDPDDAVGIILERFAKSPCLHGPRLERFDTIFTDHPLLFVYGPREKIIQYTRNSLISVHATIGLVACSVAPYAEGVTYQSLRYRHNQISPGSCLFEDALEAYIAFFPSRSFLELPCSVFEVHKGYVHKYFALQPGYHFWCEVVAVGLAFPSADTERPVNKPTHAKNRPRGRLCCCIN, from the coding sequence ATGGGCTATACACGTCCCGTTTTCCAAACGATCGATTTGCGTGATGTAAGCGATCATGCCCTTGCAAAGTCCGCTCTAATCGGAGCGGAGGCAGTATATCGTGAATTTGTGGAGAAAACCCTAGCCAGCGCCCAAAAATCTTGGGTTGACTCGCTGACGCGTCATGACGATCCGGACGATGCTGTTGGCATAATCCTAGAGCGATTTGCAAAAAGTCCCTGTCTGCACGGGCCGAGGCTGGAGCGGTTTGACACAATCTTTACCGATCATCCTCTCCTTTTCGTTTATGGTCCTCGCGAGAAGATTATACAATATACGAGAAATTCCCTCATCTCCGTTCATGCAACGATTGGCCTTGTGGCATGTTCCGTAGCGCCGTATGCTGAGGGTGTTACGTACCAGAGCCTACGCTATAGGCATAATCAGATATCCCCAGGTTCCTGCCTTTTTGAGGATGCTTTAGAAGCTTATATTGCTTTTTTCCCAAGCAGGTCATTTCTGGAGTTGCCCTGTTCTGTTTTTGAGGTCCACAAAGGTTATGTTCATAAGTACTTCGCCCTGCAACCCGGATACCACTTTTGGTGTGAAGTCGTAGCGGTTGGTTTGGCTTTTCCTTCCGCGGACACGGAAAGACCAGTTAACAAGCCAACCCATGCGAAAAATCGCCCTCGGGGGCGGCTGTGTTGTTGCATCAATTAA
- a CDS encoding RolB family protein, giving the protein MVPSRPNFEPFNLLSIGDCREMCFLIGCICSLYRIYIRDNLLLYQEIWVKYWVSKFKEGELKSEIAAMYLRFPFPHPLEVLEIQSPVYPEVICSNAKPIYIYSSRDAVLSYVQSGDVCRFGKTNVLACTLAPYQSEVSIKTVRHLFECLRRENCFGDDSGEGDLSHFVAILPTTSFRDGPRFHLGGQTVQFFWREGGVEFRHDILAFGKALFIGKLADGLSCDWNCAGEDSCLERGETASSRGKIPITVRESRTPDAWRVEGMRYGFVHPVRPSNMTPMHDYSCQPLLSGNLEPSVRHKAWKRFMKKIQEKRRSFSKLFSL; this is encoded by the coding sequence ATGGTTCCTTCAAGGCCGAACTTTGAGCCTTTTAATCTCCTATCCATCGGCGATTGTCGAGAAATGTGCTTCCTAATCGGGTGTATTTGCTCGCTATATCGTATTTATATTCGAGATAATCTCCTCCTTTATCAGGAGATCTGGGTAAAATATTGGGTGAGCAAATTTAAAGAGGGCGAACTGAAGAGCGAGATCGCCGCGATGTATCTCCGTTTTCCATTTCCGCATCCGCTGGAGGTGCTGGAGATTCAGTCCCCCGTCTATCCGGAGGTGATCTGTAGCAACGCGAAGCCGATTTACATCTATTCCTCAAGGGACGCCGTACTGAGCTATGTGCAATCTGGGGATGTCTGCCGATTTGGTAAGACAAATGTGCTTGCATGTACATTGGCTCCATACCAGTCAGAAGTCTCAATCAAAACAGTACGACATTTGTTCGAGTGTTTACGCCGTGAAAATTGTTTTGGGGACGACTCCGGTGAGGGCGATTTGAGTCATTTTGTGGCCATCCTTCCCACTACCTCTTTCCGGGATGGGCCGCGGTTTCACCTCGGAGGCCAAACTGTTCAATTTTTTTGGAGAGAGGGAGGTGTGGAGTTCCGCCACGACATTCTTGCGTTTGGCAAAGCGTTATTCATTGGAAAGCTGGCCGACGGATTGTCATGCGACTGGAATTGCGCGGGGGAGGATTCCTGCTTGGAACGTGGTGAGACTGCTTCATCGAGAGGCAAAATTCCAATAACCGTTCGAGAATCGAGAACACCTGATGCTTGGCGTGTAGAGGGCATGAGATACGGATTTGTCCACCCCGTGCGTCCTTCAAATATGACTCCAATGCACGATTATTCTTGCCAACCACTGCTTTCCGGAAATTTGGAGCCGAGTGTTCGTCATAAAGCTTGGAAGCGCTTCATGAAAAAGATTCAGGAAAAACGCAGATCCTTTTCAAAATTGTTTTCTCTTTGA
- a CDS encoding RolB family protein, which yields MKTADVKLEHFSQVPCLHGPDFDSLDSVLPDSDLLYFYGTSHEVQQFVECGNFLCADVLRFVACTESPYAEGVTAQFIHNWYNRILPGSRLSLHDVGAFFAFLPSVSFSRTIHTVVEIHGARVRKFVCPTPGSWFRGEVVAFGAAFPPPPEVRPTASFVKFAKRSGWDYFNCFQC from the coding sequence GTGAAGACAGCCGACGTGAAATTAGAGCATTTTTCTCAAGTGCCATGTTTGCACGGTCCCGATTTCGACAGTCTAGATTCTGTTCTTCCTGACAGTGACCTACTATATTTTTACGGTACGTCACACGAAGTTCAACAATTTGTGGAGTGCGGAAACTTTCTGTGCGCAGACGTCTTAAGATTTGTGGCGTGTACTGAATCGCCGTACGCGGAGGGAGTAACAGCCCAATTCATACACAATTGGTATAACAGGATTTTACCAGGTTCTCGGCTTTCATTGCATGATGTGGGGGCGTTTTTCGCGTTTCTCCCGAGTGTATCCTTTTCCAGAACGATCCACACCGTGGTCGAAATCCATGGCGCAAGAGTTCGAAAGTTTGTTTGTCCGACACCAGGTTCATGGTTTAGAGGTGAAGTTGTCGCGTTTGGAGCGGCGTTTCCCCCGCCGCCTGAGGTCCGACCAACTGCTAGCTTTGTCAAGTTTGCAAAGCGCTCTGGGTGGGACTACTTTAATTGTTTCCAGTGTTAG
- a CDS encoding SIS domain-containing protein, with protein MAKQLGPILTQLEGAANAGRLASFGLNQVLFVSAGAGLAIANSLKAYAVNVAKNLHYDSHASAAFVDMLTTNSSMAGASDTLVVLSSKSGRTRETVEAAKLLKRRACRTVVITMYKDAPLASFGHPAFFIGETTQAFHATHMLMSSFLGGILEMKESWSFMPALASSLKALPAALFHAAKKGVTMGEEFAKDFEEQVPLYFISSGSAVLASHVHGLCVLQEKLGLDVHVVQASDFFHSVLETVRPNTPARYILIIPEDGSRGRMLDVETFFETVAQDLEVSFEIIDTKHLDSSGIDPESLKILGPLLCQAFLTPWAPAIANATNKTMNDPLLHMGKFEYYNCYKG; from the coding sequence ATGGCAAAACAGTTGGGGCCCATCCTGACGCAACTTGAGGGAGCTGCAAATGCTGGGCGCTTGGCCTCATTCGGACTCAATCAGGTGCTGTTCGTCTCCGCTGGCGCAGGGCTGGCCATCGCTAACAGTCTTAAGGCCTATGCTGTTAATGTTGCAAAGAACCTCCACTATGACAGTCACGCCTCAGCTGCGTTCGTAGATATGCTGACCACCAACTCCTCAATGGCAGGTGCTTCAGATACTTTAGTGGTCTTATCCTCCAAATCTGGAAGGACTCGGGAGACCGTCGAAGCAGCCAAGCTTTTGAAAAGGAGGGCTTGCAGAACTGTCGTTATCACGATGTACAAAGACGCACCTCTCGCCTCATTTGGGCACCCTGCGTTCTTCATCGGAGAAACAACCCAAGCCTTCCACGCAACCCACATGCTGATGTCTTCATTTCTGGGTGGCATTTTGGAAATGAAGGAGAGTTGGAGCTTTATGCCAGCTTTGGCGTCATCTCTAAAAGCGCTACCCGCCGCCCTGTTTCACGCGGCAAAGAAAGGAGTGACAATGGGGGAGGAATTTGCCAAAGATTTCGAGGAGCAAGTCCCCCTTTACTTCATATCTTCAGGATCTGCTGTACTTGCTTCGCATGTGCACGGGCTTTGTGTGCTGCAGGAAAAGCTAGGACTTGATGTTCATGTCGTTCAGGCGAGTGACTTCTTCCACAGTGTCTTGGAGACCGTGCGCCCAAATACTCCTGCGCGTTACATTCTGATCATTCCAGAAGATGGAAGCCGAGGTAGGATGCTCGATGTGGAGACTTTTTTCGAAACAGTCGCCCAGGATCTTGAGGTGAGCTTTGAGATAATAGATACAAAGCACCTAGACTCCTCAGGCATAGACCCTGAAAGCCTGAAGATCTTGGGTCCACTGCTGTGCCAAGCCTTTCTGACGCCTTGGGCTCCGGCCATAGCGAATGCAACTAACAAAACAATGAATGATCCGCTCCTGCACATGGGAAAATTTGAGTACTACAACTGCTACAAGGGATAA
- a CDS encoding SDR family NAD(P)-dependent oxidoreductase produces MTISQAFLGSAKAPTLIQNFFFVRHGATDLNEQHRVEGGEKLWGVQGSGTNIGLNKKGELQALLAGNVLRTLPVGEIVCSPLLRALQTAFLANPGCTNFKIGTDLRERHFGINEGGYGPRQMFEENYPDCEDTQTFSIRVANALHYARGENVLFVAHGCVLRVIAALLRVDLTDEHTANGRVLHFKLDAGNWSVHLLQSPVIMVSGATRGIGKAIAENLIKHGYRVSLGARNVKDLEDAFGDQNEALIYALFDAQDHNMMKDWVNQTYEKFKRIDGLVNNAGSGEHVNLEKEIDYEQLSKQWETNCVAPLRMTELCLPYLMKAGSGRIVNINSMSGVRVLNSLVGYNMTKHALGGLTKTTQYVGWEHGVRATDISPGFVATNMSRWTNLVERENMIQPEDIAKLVREAIERPNRAYVPKAEVLCMKEATR; encoded by the coding sequence ATGACGATATCTCAGGCTTTTCTCGGCTCCGCGAAGGCCCCTACTCTTATCCAAAATTTTTTTTTCGTGCGCCATGGTGCGACTGACCTCAATGAGCAACACAGGGTGGAGGGTGGTGAGAAGCTATGGGGCGTACAAGGCTCTGGCACGAATATAGGTCTCAACAAAAAGGGGGAACTCCAAGCTCTCTTGGCGGGCAATGTCCTCCGTACTCTTCCAGTTGGCGAGATCGTGTGTTCACCTCTTTTGCGTGCGCTACAAACCGCTTTTCTCGCTAACCCAGGTTGCACCAATTTCAAAATTGGAACCGATCTTCGAGAGCGCCATTTCGGCATCAATGAAGGTGGCTATGGTCCACGTCAGATGTTCGAGGAGAACTACCCCGACTGTGAAGATACTCAAACCTTCTCTATCCGAGTAGCCAATGCCCTCCACTATGCACGTGGTGAAAACGTTCTTTTCGTTGCTCACGGATGTGTACTCAGGGTGATTGCAGCGTTGCTCCGTGTTGATCTAACTGATGAGCATACAGCAAACGGGCGGGTCCTTCACTTCAAATTGGATGCTGGGAACTGGTCAGTGCATCTCCTTCAAAGTCCCGTGATCATGGTCAGTGGCGCAACGCGTGGTATCGGAAAGGCTATTGCGGAAAACCTCATCAAGCATGGCTACCGCGTGAGCCTTGGCGCGCGAAACGTAAAAGACCTAGAAGATGCTTTTGGAGATCAGAATGAAGCGCTTATCTACGCGCTTTTTGATGCACAGGATCATAACATGATGAAAGATTGGGTGAACCAGACCTACGAGAAATTTAAAAGGATCGACGGCCTCGTCAATAACGCTGGATCTGGTGAACACGTGAACCTAGAGAAAGAAATCGACTACGAGCAGCTTTCAAAGCAGTGGGAAACTAACTGTGTGGCTCCTCTCCGTATGACTGAATTGTGCCTACCTTACCTAATGAAAGCGGGTTCCGGTCGCATAGTCAACATCAACTCCATGTCCGGTGTCCGTGTGTTAAATTCGTTGGTTGGCTATAATATGACCAAGCATGCTTTGGGAGGGCTTACTAAAACAACTCAATATGTGGGATGGGAGCATGGAGTGCGAGCAACCGATATATCACCGGGTTTTGTCGCCACTAACATGAGCCGCTGGACAAACCTAGTTGAGCGCGAAAACATGATTCAACCCGAGGATATCGCGAAGCTCGTTCGCGAAGCAATTGAGCGCCCCAATCGTGCCTATGTCCCCAAGGCTGAAGTGCTATGCATGAAAGAAGCAACTCGTTAA
- a CDS encoding PfkB family carbohydrate kinase yields MSNTNSRRPGLVGIGDNVVDLYLDQKVYYPGGNALNVAVLAHRFGLDGVDYIGIIGDDEEGAHVRSSLLKEGIPDTHLRQAVGETGKAKVNIVDGDRVFLESNKGGLRRRLMLRMDVDDLDLISRRGHVHSSCFSYLEPELPRIRAVSKELSFDFSTGRDREYLAAICPVTTLAFFSGSDLSDAETETFIREIHSLGASSICVTQGERGAVYSDGERVIRQGIVQAKLVDTMGAGDAFIGGFLAARINGAGLDAALAHAAAAAAKACEWAGAFGYPHPA; encoded by the coding sequence ATGTCCAACACCAATTCCCGTCGTCCAGGACTCGTCGGTATCGGCGACAATGTGGTCGATCTCTACCTCGACCAAAAGGTCTACTATCCCGGCGGAAACGCGCTGAATGTTGCAGTTCTCGCGCATCGGTTTGGTCTTGATGGGGTCGATTATATCGGAATCATCGGCGATGATGAGGAAGGCGCACATGTTCGATCCTCTCTCCTTAAGGAAGGCATACCCGACACGCATCTTCGTCAGGCTGTCGGTGAGACAGGCAAGGCAAAAGTAAATATCGTGGACGGCGACAGGGTCTTTCTGGAATCCAATAAAGGCGGCCTCCGCCGGCGTTTGATGCTACGCATGGATGTCGACGACCTTGATCTGATCTCGCGTCGTGGACACGTCCATTCCTCCTGCTTCAGTTACCTCGAACCAGAGTTGCCCCGTATCCGGGCTGTATCGAAAGAGCTGTCTTTTGACTTTTCAACGGGACGCGATCGTGAATATCTGGCTGCCATCTGCCCGGTGACGACTCTCGCATTCTTTTCTGGCTCCGATCTTTCAGATGCTGAAACAGAGACTTTCATCAGAGAGATCCACTCTCTGGGCGCCTCGTCGATCTGCGTAACGCAGGGCGAGCGCGGCGCCGTCTATAGCGATGGCGAGCGCGTAATCCGTCAGGGCATCGTGCAGGCTAAACTGGTCGATACCATGGGAGCCGGAGACGCCTTTATTGGCGGTTTTCTTGCTGCCCGGATCAACGGCGCTGGCCTGGATGCGGCGTTGGCCCACGCGGCGGCAGCCGCTGCCAAAGCATGTGAATGGGCCGGAGCATTCGGATATCCGCATCCGGCCTGA
- a CDS encoding SIS domain-containing protein, which yields MTTKTTDSLIADALRAVAARDSVTDIFFVACGGSYAHMLASQYVVEREAEQINGIALNAAEFKARSPKRLGKSSVVILCSHSGNTPETVEAAEIARKAGALTISLTHVLGSPLDVASEYTVTYTHEPTTISSVHSAAVLVRLTFGILEAREGNKKVGDLNRALAAIDDIAATVVKERASAIADFAEAHKREAVIYTMASGANYGTAYSYAICILQEMQWIHSAAIHAGEYFHGPFEVTDFDVPFIQLIGVGPSRVVDERALAFAGQYSKRVTVLDVKDLGISKVPESVQEYVAHLIFQPVLRAYAVKLAHAKGHPLTVRRYMWQLEY from the coding sequence ATGACCACGAAGACAACCGACAGCCTGATCGCAGATGCACTGCGAGCCGTTGCAGCGCGCGACAGCGTCACGGACATTTTCTTTGTCGCCTGCGGTGGGTCCTATGCTCATATGTTGGCTAGCCAGTACGTCGTCGAGCGCGAAGCCGAACAGATTAACGGTATCGCTCTCAACGCCGCCGAATTCAAGGCCCGCTCTCCGAAGCGTCTTGGAAAGTCGTCGGTAGTGATCCTGTGCTCCCATTCTGGTAATACGCCTGAGACAGTAGAAGCGGCTGAGATTGCCCGCAAAGCTGGCGCATTGACGATCTCTCTCACCCACGTTCTGGGGAGCCCGCTTGATGTCGCATCCGAATACACCGTCACTTACACCCATGAGCCGACGACAATCTCGTCTGTTCATTCGGCTGCCGTTCTCGTTCGTCTCACGTTTGGTATCCTCGAAGCGCGTGAAGGCAACAAGAAGGTTGGTGATCTGAACCGGGCGCTTGCGGCCATCGACGACATCGCCGCAACGGTCGTCAAGGAGCGCGCCTCTGCAATCGCCGATTTCGCGGAAGCGCACAAGCGAGAAGCCGTTATCTACACGATGGCCTCCGGCGCCAACTACGGCACGGCTTACTCTTATGCCATCTGCATCCTGCAGGAAATGCAATGGATCCACTCGGCTGCGATCCACGCCGGCGAATACTTCCATGGCCCGTTTGAGGTCACCGACTTTGACGTACCGTTCATTCAGCTGATCGGTGTCGGTCCTTCGCGCGTCGTCGATGAGCGTGCCTTGGCATTCGCCGGGCAGTACAGCAAGCGCGTGACTGTCCTGGATGTAAAAGACCTCGGTATCTCGAAGGTGCCGGAAAGCGTGCAGGAATATGTCGCACACCTCATCTTCCAGCCAGTCCTGCGTGCCTATGCAGTAAAGCTCGCTCACGCAAAGGGACATCCACTGACCGTTCGCCGCTACATGTGGCAGCTTGAATACTAA
- a CDS encoding ABC transporter permease, with amino-acid sequence MNWLLRPASRTQITHLQRLWLYALAIVTGIFLVAPTLIVIPMSFSASDYLEFPPRTLSLRWYENYFGSSEWMRSTFISVRVALLSMTFATIIGTAAAYGLWAGKILGRTILFGLFALPMAVPIILLGIGSLFVFARIGLVNTTLGLTLMHTALALPFVMIVVTAGLASYDATQELAARSLGASRTYAFFTVTLPQIKFSVISAMLFSFFASFDEVVVAMFISTGSGATLNRRMFNALRDQVDPTIAAISTCLIAVSILLIVIGQIFKPRQP; translated from the coding sequence ATGAACTGGCTGCTTCGACCCGCTTCGAGAACACAGATCACCCATCTTCAGCGTCTGTGGCTTTATGCGCTTGCCATCGTGACCGGAATCTTCCTGGTGGCTCCGACGCTGATCGTGATCCCGATGTCCTTCTCAGCCTCGGACTATCTTGAGTTCCCTCCACGTACGCTGTCGCTGCGCTGGTACGAAAACTACTTCGGGTCCAGCGAGTGGATGCGATCGACCTTCATCTCCGTTCGCGTCGCTTTGCTGTCCATGACCTTCGCCACGATCATCGGGACAGCGGCCGCCTATGGCCTCTGGGCTGGCAAGATACTCGGTCGCACCATTCTGTTCGGGCTTTTTGCTCTGCCGATGGCAGTCCCGATTATTCTCTTAGGCATCGGATCACTGTTTGTCTTTGCAAGGATCGGTCTGGTCAATACGACACTGGGTCTAACGCTCATGCACACCGCACTTGCGCTCCCATTTGTCATGATCGTCGTGACAGCCGGGCTTGCGTCGTACGACGCTACACAGGAGCTGGCCGCAAGAAGCCTCGGTGCATCCCGTACCTACGCGTTCTTCACGGTGACCCTACCGCAGATCAAGTTCTCGGTGATCTCCGCGATGCTCTTTTCTTTCTTCGCATCCTTCGACGAGGTCGTCGTTGCGATGTTCATATCGACCGGCTCCGGGGCAACCCTCAACCGGCGAATGTTCAATGCACTTCGAGACCAGGTGGATCCGACGATTGCCGCTATCTCGACGTGCCTGATTGCCGTCTCGATCCTTTTGATCGTGATCGGACAAATCTTCAAACCGCGTCAACCCTGA
- a CDS encoding ABC transporter permease, translating to MTSASLPVIPRQNEAALHRAGRLERFGLTSLALPGAALILAVIVLPLGVMVYLSFIDKGAFTFENYERLWTTPIYAEVFRMTLSVSLYTTLIVAAIGYPLAYLFVQLPERYQNAALLVVLLPFWTAVLVRTYAWLVLLQNQGVINHALMQMGIIDSPLELSHNLFGALIGMVHIMLPFMVLPLYASMKAIDVDLMAAASNLGATPARAFRDIYFPLSLPGFLSGTLIVFVLCLGFYVTPAVLGGGRVIMAAMRIDANVRLYSSWGAASSLGVVLLLITVILIIVASVIAKKAGQGVLR from the coding sequence ATGACGAGTGCCTCGCTTCCTGTCATTCCACGCCAGAACGAAGCTGCACTGCATCGCGCAGGTCGCCTCGAACGGTTCGGACTCACTTCGCTGGCCTTGCCCGGCGCAGCGTTGATTTTGGCCGTTATTGTGTTGCCGCTCGGAGTGATGGTTTATCTGTCCTTCATTGATAAGGGCGCTTTCACATTCGAAAACTATGAGCGTCTTTGGACGACACCGATCTATGCCGAAGTGTTCAGAATGACCTTGTCGGTCTCGCTCTACACAACGCTGATCGTGGCCGCAATCGGTTACCCTCTCGCATATCTTTTCGTTCAACTTCCCGAACGCTATCAAAATGCAGCCCTTCTCGTCGTCTTGCTTCCCTTCTGGACCGCGGTTCTGGTTCGGACTTATGCATGGCTTGTGCTGCTGCAGAACCAGGGCGTTATAAATCACGCCCTCATGCAGATGGGGATCATCGACAGCCCACTTGAACTGAGCCACAACCTTTTCGGTGCGCTTATCGGCATGGTGCATATCATGCTGCCGTTCATGGTGCTTCCTCTGTATGCTTCAATGAAGGCGATCGACGTCGATCTGATGGCGGCGGCGTCAAATCTTGGCGCCACACCTGCTCGGGCGTTCCGCGATATCTATTTCCCGCTCTCACTTCCGGGCTTCCTTTCTGGAACACTTATCGTCTTCGTTTTATGCCTGGGCTTCTATGTGACGCCCGCGGTTCTTGGCGGCGGTCGCGTGATCATGGCGGCAATGCGGATCGATGCGAACGTTCGACTGTATTCGAGTTGGGGTGCGGCGAGTTCGCTGGGTGTCGTACTGCTCCTGATCACTGTCATCCTCATCATCGTCGCATCGGTTATCGCCAAGAAGGCCGGTCAGGGGGTGCTGCGATGA
- a CDS encoding ABC transporter ATP-binding protein: MPQPDNIAPPKAGVVDGQSLPISITDITKTYGPVTALNKVSLDIKSGEFMTLLGPSGSGKTTLLMALAGFIRPDHGSIKFGEEEIVLKPPHRRGIGMMFQSYALFPHMNVFANIAYPLKIRGRSKSEIKTAVDEVLETVQLQGYGSRNIAALSGGQRQRIALARAVVSKPKILLMDEPLSALDKNLRELMQVELRAMHERLGMTTVLVTHDQREALTMSDRVAVLRGGEISQIDTPERIYNAPKSAFVAAFMGESSFLPVGITDSTHTYAGSALKIASSTAVGKAGLLVIRPEKLEIVSSPEQHHGCNHFDGTLERILFQGDSCLIFVRLKDGILITIRRHLTQAGYANLPEVGAKITVALPESETIIVANDEEAVA; encoded by the coding sequence TTGCCGCAACCAGATAATATAGCTCCACCCAAAGCGGGCGTTGTTGATGGGCAGTCGTTGCCGATTTCCATTACGGATATCACCAAGACGTACGGTCCTGTGACGGCCCTCAACAAAGTCAGCCTCGACATCAAGAGCGGCGAGTTTATGACGTTGCTCGGCCCTTCGGGATCAGGAAAGACCACGCTTCTGATGGCGCTCGCAGGGTTCATTCGGCCCGATCATGGATCGATCAAATTTGGCGAAGAGGAGATCGTCCTCAAGCCACCGCATCGCCGCGGTATCGGCATGATGTTCCAGAGCTATGCGCTCTTCCCGCACATGAACGTATTTGCCAACATTGCATACCCATTGAAGATCCGTGGTCGCTCGAAGTCCGAGATCAAAACGGCAGTGGATGAAGTGCTCGAAACAGTTCAATTGCAAGGATACGGTTCGAGGAACATTGCGGCACTTTCCGGCGGCCAGCGGCAGCGCATCGCACTCGCCCGCGCCGTCGTGTCGAAGCCGAAAATCCTGCTCATGGATGAGCCACTGTCGGCGCTCGATAAGAACCTTCGCGAGTTGATGCAGGTTGAACTGCGAGCCATGCACGAGCGCCTCGGGATGACAACCGTTCTGGTCACGCATGACCAGCGGGAAGCTCTGACGATGTCCGATCGAGTTGCCGTTCTTCGGGGCGGAGAGATCTCCCAGATCGACACACCGGAGCGCATCTACAATGCTCCGAAAAGCGCCTTCGTCGCCGCATTCATGGGCGAGTCGTCATTCTTACCCGTCGGCATAACAGACTCCACGCATACCTATGCCGGCAGTGCACTCAAGATTGCCTCGAGCACAGCGGTCGGCAAGGCAGGTCTCCTGGTAATTCGTCCGGAGAAACTGGAGATCGTCAGCTCTCCAGAGCAACATCATGGGTGCAATCACTTCGACGGAACCCTTGAACGAATCCTGTTCCAGGGCGACAGCTGTTTGATTTTCGTCCGGCTTAAGGACGGGATTTTGATCACCATTCGGCGCCATCTCACTCAGGCCGGCTACGCAAATCTTCCGGAGGTCGGTGCAAAAATCACAGTCGCACTTCCTGAAAGCGAAACCATTATTGTCGCGAACGATGAGGAGGCAGTAGCATGA